The Pseudomonas chlororaphis subsp. piscium genome contains the following window.
CCACGACCAGTTGTACAAGGTCGCCGGCTGGCCGGAACAACGCGCGCATTTCAACGATGCCCTTACCGCCGCCCAGCAGCGTTACCAGAATAGCTTGCCGCCAGCGGTCTATCAGGCGCTGGTCAACAACAGCAACCAGCGCTTCGCCCCGCAGGCCATGGACCGCCGTGCCCAGGCGCAGTTGCGGCAGAATCTCGCCGATCCGAAACCGGCCCTGGTGTTTTTCCAGTCGCCGCTGGGGCGCAAGATCATTGCCGCCGAACTGCTGGCGACGCGCCGCGACCAGCTGGCGAAGAATGCCCAGGGCTTGCCGAAGATGCAGGCCAGCGATACCCGTCAATTGATTATCGGCCACCTGGCCCAGGCGCTGCCGGCCCGTGAAGCCGGCGCGGAAGTCAGCCTGGCGATCGCCGGCGTGGCCGCCGACAGCCTGAGCCAGATGATCCCCGGCCTGCTGGGGGCCGGCCAGGCGCAGAACATGCTCAATGGCCAGCGCCAGCGGCTGATGGCGCAGATCGGCAACGACCTGAACAACACCCTGCTGTACGTCTATCGCGACCTGTCCGACCCGGAGTTGGAAGAGTTCGCCAACTTCGCCGAGTCCGCCGAAGGCAAGGCCTACTACCAAGCCGCCCTGGCCGCGATCCGCGCCGGGCTGGCCGTCGGCCAGAGCACTTCCAGCCTCGCGCCCTAAGCGCCTGTTGTAGCTGCTGCCGCAGGCTACGATAGGTCCGAAGGACCTCAGCGGTCGCGAGATCGCCGCGACCGTACCGGTCGATCGTCCGAACGCAGCCCGAGCCTTCGGCAGCGGCTACAGGTGCGCGAATCCGTTCAAAGATGCTGGTTCAGGAAGGCGAAGTATTCCTGGCGAATGCGCGCCGCCTCGTTCGCCAGGTGATGCCGCGCCTCGGGCAGCATCAGCACCTGGGGCTGCTGGAACTTCTGCTGGATCACCTGCAGGTTGTGCTGCCAATCCACTGTCATGTCCGCCTGCCCCTGAACGATCAGGGGCTGCCGGCTGCTGCGCGGGGCCAGCTCGATGCGCTTGATCCATTGCGCCAACGCCCCGACCCAGGCGGTCGGCAGGCGCAACGGCTGCAACGGGTCGCGTTGCAGGAACGGCAGGAAATCGGGATCGGTGGAGTTCTCGCTGAAGCGCCGGGCGATGCCTTTGACGAAAGGCCGGAGCATGTAATAGCTGAGCTTCGACCAGCCCCAGGCACGCGGGCGCACCAGCGGCGACAGCAGGATCACCTGGCCCTGGGCCGGGCTCTGGGCGCCCTGGTTGAGCAGATGGTCGATCACGATCGCGCCGCCCGTGCTTTGCCCGCACAGGTGCCAGGGCTGGGGCAGGCCGAGGGACCGGGCCTCGTCGAACAAGCCTTGCAGCACCGCCTGGTACACCGCGAAATCATCGATGCTGGCGCGCTCGCCGCTGGACAGCCCATGGCCCGGCAAGTCGCAGGCGATCACCGCCCACCGCCGCTCCAGCGCCCACTCGATCACATGCCGGTACAAGCCCATGTGATCGTAGAAGCCATGCAACAGAAACAAGGTGGCCACCGGCTGTTCGGGCCACCAGACCTGGCCGACCACCTCGAAACCGCCGACCGCGAAACGCCCCAGCCCGCGCCTGACCGGCAGATCCAGCCCGTAGAAGCGCTGATAGGCCTGGGCCTGGGCCGAGAGCGGTTGCGCCTCGGCCAGGGGCCGCAGGCTGGCGCGCAGAAGGTCGGGGTCGAAGGTCGCAGGCATAAGGGTTTCCCAGGGTGGCGCGGAACGTGAAACAGGCTTTATCGGCCTGCGATATTCATCTGTCGGGGCAAGCATGGCAAGCTACGCGACCTTCGAGGAATGATCCGTATGCGTCTGCCCTACCGCACGACCCTGTTTGCCAGCCTGCTCGCCCTCCTGTGCTCCGGGGTGCTGTGGGCCGCCTACGACTGGTTCCAGGGACGTTTTCTGCGGACCTTCAGCGAACACACCGCGGTGTTTTCCGGCGACCCGCTGCAACTGCCTCCTGGCCTCGCCGGCGAAGGCGCCATCCGCCTGGTGCACTTCTGGGACCCGACCTGCCCGTGCAATGTCGGCAACCAACAGCACCTGGCCGAGCTGATCGAGCACTACGGCCCGCAGGGCGTGGAGTTCTACTCGGTACAGAAGGCCGGCAGCCACGGCCAGTTGCCCGCCACCCTGAGCCGCCTGAAAGTCCTCGACGGCCTGCCCGGCTCGGAGCAGATCCCCGCCAGCCCGGCCGTGGCGATCTGGGACCGCAACGGCACCCTGGCCTACTTCGGCCCCTACAGCGAAGGCCTGACCTGCAACTCCAGCAACAGCTTTATCGAACCTATCCTCCAGGCCCTGCACGAAGGCCGTACGGTCAA
Protein-coding sequences here:
- a CDS encoding DUF2059 domain-containing protein, with the protein product MRRLLFSLLMFCVLPAWADGHDQLYKVAGWPEQRAHFNDALTAAQQRYQNSLPPAVYQALVNNSNQRFAPQAMDRRAQAQLRQNLADPKPALVFFQSPLGRKIIAAELLATRRDQLAKNAQGLPKMQASDTRQLIIGHLAQALPAREAGAEVSLAIAGVAADSLSQMIPGLLGAGQAQNMLNGQRQRLMAQIGNDLNNTLLYVYRDLSDPELEEFANFAESAEGKAYYQAALAAIRAGLAVGQSTSSLAP
- a CDS encoding alpha/beta hydrolase, giving the protein MPATFDPDLLRASLRPLAEAQPLSAQAQAYQRFYGLDLPVRRGLGRFAVGGFEVVGQVWWPEQPVATLFLLHGFYDHMGLYRHVIEWALERRWAVIACDLPGHGLSSGERASIDDFAVYQAVLQGLFDEARSLGLPQPWHLCGQSTGGAIVIDHLLNQGAQSPAQGQVILLSPLVRPRAWGWSKLSYYMLRPFVKGIARRFSENSTDPDFLPFLQRDPLQPLRLPTAWVGALAQWIKRIELAPRSSRQPLIVQGQADMTVDWQHNLQVIQQKFQQPQVLMLPEARHHLANEAARIRQEYFAFLNQHL
- a CDS encoding DUF6436 domain-containing protein, translating into MRLPYRTTLFASLLALLCSGVLWAAYDWFQGRFLRTFSEHTAVFSGDPLQLPPGLAGEGAIRLVHFWDPTCPCNVGNQQHLAELIEHYGPQGVEFYSVQKAGSHGQLPATLSRLKVLDGLPGSEQIPASPAVAIWDRNGTLAYFGPYSEGLTCNSSNSFIEPILQALHEGRTVNATHTLAVGCYCPWPKQTD